Proteins encoded together in one Neisseria lactamica window:
- a CDS encoding DUF302 domain-containing protein: protein MKHILPLIAASALCISTASAHPAGEPQTQNETAMTTHTLTSKYSFDETVSRLETAIKSKGMDIFAVIDHQEAARRNGLTMQPAKVIVFGTPKAGTPLMVKDPSFALQLPLRVLVTETDGKVRAAYTDTHALIAGSRIGFDEVANTLANAEKLIQKTVGE, encoded by the coding sequence ATGAAACACATACTCCCCCTGATTGCCGCATCCGCACTCTGCATTTCAACCGCTTCGGCACATCCTGCCGGCGAACCGCAAACCCAAAACGAAACCGCTATGACCACGCATACCCTCACCTCAAAATACAGCTTTGACGAAACCGTCAGCCGCCTTGAAACCGCCATAAAAAGCAAAGGGATGGACATTTTTGCCGTCATCGACCATCAGGAAGCCGCCCGCCGAAACGGCTTAACGATGCAGCCGGCAAAAGTCATCGTCTTCGGCACGCCCAAAGCCGGCACGCCGCTGATGGTCAAAGACCCCTCCTTCGCCCTGCAGCTGCCACTGCGCGTCCTCGTTACCGAAACAGACGGCAAAGTACGCGCCGCCTATACCGATACGCACGCCCTGATTGCGGGCAGCCGCATCGGTTTTGACGAAGTGGCAAACACTTTGGCAAACGCCGAAAAACTGATACAAAAAACCGTAGGCGAATAA
- a CDS encoding rhodanese-like domain-containing protein, protein MNIKHLITTALIASAAFAAQAAPQKPVSAAQTAQHSAVWIDVRSEQEFSEGHLHNAINIPVDQIVRRIHEAAPDKDTPVNLYCRSGRRAEAALQELKKAGYTNVANHGGYEDLLKKGMK, encoded by the coding sequence ATGAATATCAAACACCTGATTACCACCGCACTCATTGCCTCAGCCGCCTTTGCCGCGCAGGCAGCCCCGCAAAAACCCGTATCCGCCGCCCAAACCGCACAACATTCAGCCGTTTGGATCGATGTCCGCAGCGAACAGGAATTTAGCGAAGGGCATTTGCACAACGCGATCAACATCCCCGTCGACCAAATCGTCCGCCGCATACACGAAGCCGCGCCCGACAAAGACACGCCGGTCAACCTCTACTGCCGCAGCGGACGGCGTGCCGAAGCCGCCCTTCAAGAGCTGAAAAAAGCAGGTTATACAAATGTTGCCAATCACGGCGGTTATGAAGACCTGCTCAAAAAAGGGATGAAATGA
- the recB gene encoding exodeoxyribonuclease V subunit beta, protein MSASIQAFDPLTVPISGTNLIEASAGTGKTYGIAALFTRLIVLEQKSVERVLVVTFTKAATAELKTRLRARLDNVLQVLESKEIAKLGDDTLSDGIAAYCAEHHEGDTFLPELLKQALQKEGRTRLIVRLKAAIGQFDNAAIYTIHGFCQRILRDYAFLCQAPFDVELTEEDGDRLLVPAQDFWRERVSGDPVLAALAFKRKAVPQTVLAQIRAYLSRPYLNFRRPQTDLPQARDAALATWQNLCGNLAELKETFWRIHPLLNGNSYRKNSFAELFDALEQKALSPDLPFLEAKLHERLLKLSSDKLEAGLKKGKTPDAAVFAELQKLADFGRDLNALEEAEEATMIRLQLDLIEYLNRSLAEMKKSRRERGFDDLLLDVHTALTDNPHAETLARAVAENWETALIDEFQDTDPLQYEIFQKIFIAQNRPLFLVGDPKQAIYSFRGADIYAYLQAAGDAQHRYTLATNYRSHSALIGSIGALFRLKERPFVLENIGYSEVDAARAESRLSPERTAVQIRWLHENDNEKANKDVLRRRAADYCADEIAHALNEAAGGRLNFKGCPLQSGDIAVLVRTHNEAVMVSAALKKRQVQSVLLSRESVFASPEAAALSALIGFWLEPRRAGTLRFVLTSSIFGYDAQQLHDFNQNESEILHWAESARTALDNWNQYGIFAAMQQFSQTHGIETRLLSRNNGRSLTNYFQLLELLAAEDAQNRNPAALHKWLRDQISLAGNNGGDNRAIRLESDEDLVKIVTMHASKGLQYPLVYCPFAWDAQDTGPSDWQILHQSANRTELLAKAQLSEDEQKQYADEEMAERLRLLYVALTRAEEQLNIYAAYSSDTADNPLAYLIEGLPQDSRETVRQIYDREKDGIAMLKRNWQRLTDNAPSGTDFAFTEDAPPPAAYRGNAGQTAEFAANSIPERRFRFVRHTSFTALSRQSQTPDDGEEDACPSLDAAETSVPAMPSETPTASDGISIHDFPKGTQAGLCLHEILEDFKFGQAAAGQETLITDKLKKYGFEEIWLPAVAEMAEACRKTPLTGAYCLSDIPPEYRCPEMGFTLHTEDFGLKRLRDWFARDDIRLPEVCRAAAETLDFHTVNGFLNGFVDMICQDPDGNICVIDYKSNHLGTDASAYTRQAMDEAVAHHHYYLQALIYAVAAARYFKLRRQPPAAVSVRYLFLRGLDGKGGGVWRWDIDAAALEQIK, encoded by the coding sequence ATGTCTGCAAGCATCCAAGCATTCGACCCGCTGACCGTCCCCATTTCCGGCACCAACCTGATTGAAGCCTCTGCCGGCACCGGCAAAACCTACGGCATTGCCGCCCTGTTTACACGTTTGATCGTATTAGAACAAAAAAGCGTCGAGCGCGTATTGGTCGTTACCTTCACCAAAGCCGCCACCGCCGAGCTGAAAACACGCCTGCGCGCACGTTTGGACAATGTGTTACAAGTTTTAGAAAGCAAAGAAATTGCCAAACTTGGAGACGACACGCTTTCAGACGGCATTGCCGCCTACTGCGCCGAACACCACGAAGGCGACACCTTCCTGCCCGAACTCTTAAAACAGGCTTTGCAAAAAGAGGGCCGGACGCGTCTGATTGTCCGCCTCAAAGCCGCCATCGGGCAATTCGACAACGCCGCCATCTACACCATCCACGGCTTCTGCCAGCGCATCCTGCGCGACTACGCCTTCCTGTGCCAAGCACCGTTCGATGTCGAACTGACCGAAGAAGACGGCGACCGCCTGCTTGTCCCGGCGCAAGATTTTTGGCGGGAACGCGTCAGCGGCGACCCTGTGCTTGCCGCATTGGCGTTTAAACGCAAAGCTGTGCCGCAAACCGTCCTTGCCCAAATCCGCGCCTACCTGTCCCGCCCGTACCTGAATTTCCGCCGTCCGCAAACCGATTTGCCGCAAGCCCGGGATGCCGCTTTGGCAACTTGGCAAAACCTTTGCGGAAATCTGGCTGAATTAAAAGAAACTTTTTGGCGCATCCACCCCCTTTTAAACGGCAATTCGTATCGGAAAAACAGTTTTGCCGAATTGTTTGACGCGTTGGAACAAAAAGCCCTGTCGCCGGATTTGCCCTTTTTGGAGGCAAAGCTGCACGAACGGCTCTTGAAACTCTCATCCGACAAACTCGAAGCCGGACTGAAAAAAGGCAAAACGCCCGATGCGGCAGTATTTGCCGAATTGCAGAAACTGGCAGACTTCGGGCGCGATTTGAATGCACTCGAAGAAGCGGAAGAAGCAACAATGATCCGGCTGCAACTGGATTTAATCGAATATCTCAACCGCAGCCTTGCCGAGATGAAAAAATCGCGCCGCGAACGAGGTTTCGACGACCTGCTGCTCGATGTCCACACCGCGCTGACCGACAATCCGCACGCCGAAACCCTCGCCCGCGCCGTTGCCGAAAACTGGGAAACCGCGCTGATCGACGAGTTCCAAGACACCGACCCGCTGCAATACGAAATCTTCCAAAAAATCTTCATCGCCCAAAACCGCCCGCTGTTTCTGGTCGGCGACCCCAAACAGGCGATTTACAGCTTTCGCGGTGCGGATATTTACGCCTACCTGCAAGCCGCCGGAGACGCGCAACACCGCTACACGCTCGCCACCAACTACCGCAGCCATTCCGCGCTTATCGGCAGCATAGGCGCGCTGTTCCGCCTCAAAGAACGCCCGTTCGTTTTGGAAAACATCGGCTATTCGGAAGTCGATGCGGCGCGTGCCGAAAGCAGGCTGTCCCCCGAACGCACCGCCGTACAAATCCGCTGGCTGCACGAAAACGACAATGAAAAAGCCAACAAAGACGTTTTGCGCCGCCGTGCCGCCGACTATTGCGCCGACGAAATCGCCCACGCGCTCAACGAAGCCGCCGGAGGCCGTCTGAATTTCAAAGGCTGCCCGCTGCAGTCGGGCGATATTGCCGTGCTGGTCCGCACGCACAACGAGGCGGTGATGGTTTCCGCCGCCCTGAAAAAACGGCAGGTGCAAAGCGTCCTGCTTTCGCGCGAATCCGTGTTCGCCTCGCCCGAAGCCGCCGCCCTGTCCGCACTCATCGGCTTCTGGCTCGAACCGCGCCGCGCCGGAACGCTGCGCTTTGTCCTGACAAGCAGCATATTCGGTTATGACGCGCAGCAATTGCACGACTTCAACCAAAACGAAAGCGAGATTTTGCATTGGGCGGAATCTGCCCGAACCGCACTCGACAACTGGAATCAATACGGCATTTTCGCCGCTATGCAGCAATTTTCCCAAACACACGGCATCGAAACGCGCCTCTTAAGCCGGAACAACGGGCGCAGCCTGACCAACTATTTCCAACTGCTCGAACTGCTTGCTGCCGAAGACGCGCAAAACCGAAACCCCGCCGCGCTGCACAAATGGCTGCGCGACCAAATCAGCCTTGCCGGCAACAACGGCGGCGACAACCGCGCCATCCGTCTGGAAAGCGACGAAGATTTGGTCAAAATCGTTACTATGCACGCCTCGAAAGGTTTGCAGTATCCGCTGGTGTACTGCCCGTTTGCGTGGGACGCGCAAGATACCGGGCCGTCCGACTGGCAAATCCTCCACCAAAGCGCAAACCGAACCGAACTGTTGGCAAAGGCGCAACTGTCGGAAGACGAACAGAAGCAATACGCCGATGAGGAAATGGCGGAACGCCTGCGCCTGCTTTATGTCGCGCTGACGCGTGCCGAGGAACAGCTCAACATCTACGCCGCCTATTCTTCCGATACCGCCGACAACCCCCTCGCCTACCTGATTGAAGGCTTGCCGCAAGACAGCCGCGAAACCGTCCGCCAAATCTATGACCGGGAAAAGGACGGCATCGCGATGCTCAAACGCAACTGGCAGCGTTTGACGGACAACGCCCCTTCCGGCACGGATTTCGCCTTCACAGAAGATGCGCCGCCCCCTGCCGCCTATCGCGGCAACGCCGGTCAAACCGCCGAATTTGCCGCAAACAGCATTCCCGAACGCAGATTCCGATTTGTCCGCCACACCAGCTTTACCGCTTTAAGCCGCCAAAGCCAAACGCCCGACGACGGCGAAGAAGATGCCTGCCCGTCCTTGGATGCCGCCGAAACCTCGGTGCCGGCGATGCCGTCTGAAACGCCGACGGCTTCAGACGGCATATCGATACACGACTTTCCGAAAGGCACGCAGGCGGGGCTGTGCCTGCACGAAATTCTTGAAGATTTCAAATTCGGACAAGCAGCCGCCGGACAGGAAACCCTCATCACCGACAAGCTGAAAAAATACGGATTTGAAGAAATATGGCTGCCTGCCGTTGCCGAAATGGCGGAAGCCTGCCGCAAAACGCCGCTGACGGGGGCATACTGCCTGTCTGACATTCCGCCCGAGTACCGCTGTCCCGAAATGGGCTTTACCCTCCACACCGAAGACTTCGGCCTCAAACGGCTGCGCGACTGGTTTGCCCGCGACGACATCAGGCTGCCCGAAGTCTGCCGTGCCGCTGCCGAAACGCTCGACTTCCACACCGTCAACGGCTTTTTAAACGGCTTTGTCGATATGATCTGCCAAGACCCCGACGGCAATATCTGCGTCATCGACTACAAATCAAACCACCTCGGCACGGATGCATCCGCCTACACGCGGCAGGCGATGGACGAAGCCGTCGCGCACCACCACTATTACCTTCAGGCACTGATTTACGCCGTTGCCGCCGCGCGCTACTTCAAACTGCGCAGACAACCGCCCGCCGCCGTTTCCGTCCGCTACCTGTTTTTGCGCGGATTGGATGGCAAAGGCGGCGGCGTTTGGCGTTGGGACATAGATGCCGCCGCTTTGGAACAGATAAAATAA
- a CDS encoding Dyp-type peroxidase, whose product MNTPQSAIIPDHAQAGIFIEADFAANRLNDIKAACRASLDALTALKARFPDDILGLTIAFGSEAWKTFGHTDEGSEIKPFPKMGNGLAPSTQHDMYIHIQSFRQNAAYALAQSVLSAFGDSICVASEEHGLRLYQDRGLDGFVDGTENPQGDEKIREVAIIPEGKPDAGGSYVLLQKYLHDLKKWDAVPVAEQEASVGRSKETNDEFSRDVRLLDSHLGRVNLKENGVGLKIVRRSLPFGKISGEHGLMFTAYCRTLHNIEAQLLSMFGDTDGKTDLLLRHLSAAVSGGYYYAPSVERLQNL is encoded by the coding sequence ATGAACACACCCCAATCCGCCATCATTCCCGACCACGCCCAAGCCGGCATCTTTATCGAAGCCGACTTCGCCGCCAACCGCCTCAACGATATTAAAGCCGCCTGCCGCGCTTCGCTTGACGCGTTAACTGCCTTGAAAGCCCGCTTTCCAGACGATATTTTGGGTCTGACCATCGCCTTCGGCAGCGAAGCCTGGAAAACATTCGGACACACGGACGAAGGCAGTGAAATCAAACCCTTCCCCAAAATGGGCAATGGGCTTGCACCATCCACGCAGCACGATATGTACATCCACATCCAATCCTTCCGCCAAAACGCCGCCTACGCGCTTGCCCAATCTGTTTTGAGCGCATTCGGCGACAGCATATGCGTCGCGTCCGAAGAACACGGTTTGCGTCTGTATCAGGATCGTGGGCTGGACGGTTTCGTCGACGGCACGGAAAACCCGCAGGGCGATGAAAAAATCCGCGAAGTCGCCATCATCCCCGAAGGAAAACCCGATGCGGGCGGCAGCTATGTCCTGCTGCAAAAATACCTGCACGATTTGAAAAAATGGGATGCCGTCCCCGTCGCCGAACAGGAAGCCTCGGTCGGACGCAGCAAGGAAACCAACGACGAATTCAGCCGCGATGTCCGCCTGCTCGATTCGCACCTCGGCCGCGTCAACCTGAAAGAAAACGGAGTCGGCCTGAAAATCGTCCGCCGCAGCCTGCCCTTCGGCAAAATCAGCGGCGAACACGGTTTGATGTTTACCGCCTACTGCCGCACGCTGCATAATATCGAAGCGCAATTATTGAGTATGTTCGGCGACACGGACGGCAAAACCGACCTGCTGCTCCGACACCTCTCCGCCGCCGTTTCGGGCGGATACTACTACGCCCCGTCTGTCGAACGCCTGCAAAACCTCTAA